Proteins encoded within one genomic window of Nitrospira sp.:
- a CDS encoding antirestriction protein encodes MTPFNNEHPAIVATVVPEEDRLEFLPRHFGKHMLTVENYVYAQFAKLCPTYIGGYWHFYDLSNGGCYLAPHHERYALVHADSFFDATVSGDAAGIIVSLFTFSHLSFLLENDPLGPRIADYFHLLRDFAGDHPEAGLIFRAID; translated from the coding sequence ATGACACCATTCAACAACGAACACCCAGCGATCGTGGCGACCGTGGTGCCGGAAGAAGACCGGCTCGAGTTTCTGCCGCGGCACTTTGGCAAGCATATGCTCACGGTCGAGAACTATGTGTACGCACAGTTCGCCAAGCTGTGTCCCACATACATCGGAGGGTATTGGCACTTCTATGACTTGAGTAACGGCGGGTGTTATCTCGCACCACATCATGAACGCTATGCACTCGTGCATGCGGACAGTTTCTTTGACGCCACCGTCTCGGGCGATGCCGCCGGGATCATCGTGTCGCTCTTCACGTTCAGCCACCTGTCCTTCCTGTTGGAGAACGATCCACTCGGTCCTCGGATCGCAGACTACTTCCATCTGCTGCGTGATTTCGCAGGCGATCATCCCGAGGCCGGCCTGATCTTTCGAGCGATCGACTGA